Genomic segment of Mucilaginibacter sabulilitoris:
AAATAAGAAATGCGGGTTCACCTGAGCGCGAAGGAAATTCACTTCTGCATTCAATTTTTCTACAGTGATTTTCTGAATGATAAGTTGCTGCCCATACCAATCCAAGCTTAGCTTTAATGCCAGCATTAAGCCCAGGTACCACAAGGTGCTGAAAAAATTGTAGGACAATGCCTGCATCAGATCACTGTTACGCATCGGGCCAACCACATAACCATACAAATAATAATCAAACAGGCTTTGGGCAGTTAAGTAGCCGATCACCGAAAGGATAACCGCCATAAAATAGGCGACATATCGCTTCTTTAAGAGATATTTCGGTAAAAAATAGTGCAGGTTAAGATAAGCGATCAGGATAAGCAACATGACCCGGCCCGTAACGCAGGCAACAAAATAAGGCATACTGGCTTTATAGATCAGGTACCTTTTTTCATATATAAAAAATCCGGTAATCAATACCCAGTAAGCACTATGTATGAGGGCATATTTTATCGAAACGGTGCGTTTTGAAAATGGCAACTTTAGTGTTTTGTCAAAAAAATCCATTTTGATCATTTAAACGTCAGTGGTAGAGGTGCTTCTTAACCCCTTTTATAAAAGAACCTAAAAAGATTAAGCTTACGAAATTTCGTCGATCAACTGCACAAATAGTAGATGAATATAAGCAATTATAACCGATGTCTATTATTCCTGTAGTTGCTCTACTATTTTTCTGCCGGGTAGGCTTTTCATTTAATATTGTTCCAAAAATACGATCCTTTAAAATTAAAAATCATGAAAAAAAGCACAATAAATCAGACGTTTATCAAGGTATTTACGCTGATCGCATTTAGTTTTGCAGCATTGGGATTTACCACCAGGTTTGGACTGGACGGCTACGAGGTATACTTAAATAACAAACTTTTACTGAAGCAGTATGTGAACCAGCCGGTGAATTTAAGGGTATTACAACTGGATAAAGCAAAAGACAACGACGAGTTGCGCATAAAGTATACCCATTGTTCCAATAAGGGAGCCGGTACGGGCCGGAGTATAGCGCTGAAAGATGAGCAGGGAAACACCCTGAAGAAATGGGCTTTTGCCGATGCTGCTGGTTCAGATTTAAGTATGGTTGTGCCCGTAAAAGAGTTGTTGCAGCTGGAAAAAAAGAATGCTGGTCATGAGCTTAGCCTCTATTATACCGCCCGGGAGCTTCCCAAAAGCGAGATGCTTGGATTTGTCCGCGTCAAATAATATAATAATAGTGCCCCGTTTCGCCCGGGGCACTTGATTAACCAGGAAGGACACTCTTTTAGATTAGCGAAGGTTTCCGTATTTAAGGATTAAATTAATTTTTGCCAAACACTTGTTTTACTGCCTCAAGATATTCGTAGCCATGTTGTTTGTCTGGTTCCAGGTAACTGCCTTCGGCCCATTCGTTCCAGGCATTAATGGTTATCAGCTTAGGTTGTTCTGGGTGACTATCTGCATAATTTTTGGCCTGCAATAAAAAACGTTTAAAGTCGGCTGGGTTGGCATCCGTAACCATACCCTGTAACGGTCCGGTGAAGCGTGGATTAGGATCCCAGCTGATAGATACATGCGGGAAAAACGGTACGGTAAACTCTTTGCTGAATTTATGCCACCCTTCAATTGCTTTAACGCCCCATTTGTCATACCTGTCTAAAGGGATATAATGGCACCACTGGTAATTGGTAAGACTTTTGAAACCCAGCTCGGTAACCGTATTATTTTGGGTACTGCTGGTATCACCAGGCACTGCAGACAGGTTACTGGGTATAGCCGACCATAAAATGCCTTGCAGGTGTAAGCCAGGGAAGCCCGCTTCTTTTGTTTTTTTGGTAAAATAATCAAGCGCTGCTTTGGCTGCAGTGATACTGCCCATGCCTTTAATAAATGTGGATAGTTCATAAATACTGAATACCGGCTCGCCATTTATTTTGTAATAGTTAGGCTGGCTAAAATAATCTTTAATTACATGAGCAATCATATTATTAAATGTGGCCCTGTCTATGGCCCCGTGCCAGTATATTTTATTTTTGTCGGCAGCGGTATAATCAAGGTAGCTGCTGTGATCGTGATTGGCCCACATCAAATAAAATTTCATTTTATTTTTGTTTGCCGCACTTAAAAAACCTTTATTCAATCCGTCCTCCAAAAAAGGTTTTCCATCATACCAATACCAATCATATATAAATACATTTACACCATGTGATACGGCAGCATCAATCTTTTTTGCCACCACTTTAGGATCAGCCTCATTGGTATAACCCCATAATGGAACGTGCGGCTGGTTATGCCCGGGGAATTTAGGTTTAGCATTATAAATAGCTTCCCACTCACCTTTACCATCTTTAAACACACCAATGTCCTTAAATCGTGCATCGGGCTGATAAGCGGGCCATACATAAGCGGCAATGTCATATTGCTGCTTTGCAGACTGCGGATATGCCGCTATTATATTTGTCATGAATAAAAAGAGCGCGTAAAAAAACTTTATGAATTTCGGTTCTTTCATTTTTACGTTGTCGTATTTAATGATTATTTCTGTACAATCTTTTTATTGGCAAAACGCTCAGCTTCCCTCAGAAATGTAATTCCCGGAAATACAAAATGTGGAAAGGTTTTAAAGCTGCGTATTAAGATAAAGATATCAGGAAAATTTTATTTTATCCCATAATTTATTGGCCACCACCTGTTGTATTACTTGCTCGCGGTAATTGCGGCTTATTGGTATACGGTGCGATTGGATGAAAATATCATTGCCTTCAATACCA
This window contains:
- a CDS encoding sensor histidine kinase encodes the protein MDFFDKTLKLPFSKRTVSIKYALIHSAYWVLITGFFIYEKRYLIYKASMPYFVACVTGRVMLLILIAYLNLHYFLPKYLLKKRYVAYFMAVILSVIGYLTAQSLFDYYLYGYVVGPMRNSDLMQALSYNFFSTLWYLGLMLALKLSLDWYGQQLIIQKITVEKLNAEVNFLRAQVNPHFLFNILNNLYALTLKKSELAPDVVLKLSEMMEYMLYDSTDARVLLEKEIAYLNNYMELERLRLNHQSVITLTIEGEMTGYTIAPLLLLPLVENAFKHGVSKQTENSWLNARITLNKSTLAVIIENGKPPTVVGKGKGGIGLSNLQKRLELLYPGRHSLKFEQKADTFLAKLVIEL
- a CDS encoding glycosyltransferase WbsX family protein codes for the protein MTNIIAAYPQSAKQQYDIAAYVWPAYQPDARFKDIGVFKDGKGEWEAIYNAKPKFPGHNQPHVPLWGYTNEADPKVVAKKIDAAVSHGVNVFIYDWYWYDGKPFLEDGLNKGFLSAANKNKMKFYLMWANHDHSSYLDYTAADKNKIYWHGAIDRATFNNMIAHVIKDYFSQPNYYKINGEPVFSIYELSTFIKGMGSITAAKAALDYFTKKTKEAGFPGLHLQGILWSAIPSNLSAVPGDTSSTQNNTVTELGFKSLTNYQWCHYIPLDRYDKWGVKAIEGWHKFSKEFTVPFFPHVSISWDPNPRFTGPLQGMVTDANPADFKRFLLQAKNYADSHPEQPKLITINAWNEWAEGSYLEPDKQHGYEYLEAVKQVFGKN